The following are encoded in a window of Streptococcus pasteurianus genomic DNA:
- a CDS encoding response regulator transcription factor — protein sequence MKQGKIYIVEDDETIVKLLKQHLSQTYDVFSVTNFRAIKQEVEEIKPDLILIDITLPYFNGFYWTTEIRKSMTLPIIFISSSDDEMDTVMALNMGGDDFVSKPFSLTILDAKISAFLRRAYQFTSDNYQLEHFSLSRDGILSNGDDHITLSPTENKILAILFEHQNQVVPKEELLEKLWENESFIDQNTLSVNITRLRKKTQPLGFDRIHTVRGVGYLLK from the coding sequence ATGAAACAAGGAAAGATTTATATTGTCGAGGACGATGAAACTATCGTTAAACTTTTAAAACAACATCTTAGTCAAACTTATGATGTCTTTAGTGTCACTAATTTTCGAGCTATCAAGCAGGAAGTCGAAGAAATCAAACCTGACCTTATCTTGATTGATATCACGTTGCCATATTTTAATGGTTTTTATTGGACAACAGAAATTCGTAAAAGCATGACATTGCCGATTATTTTTATCTCATCTAGTGATGATGAAATGGATACTGTCATGGCACTTAATATGGGAGGAGATGATTTTGTGTCAAAGCCATTTTCTCTAACGATTTTAGATGCCAAAATTTCAGCTTTTTTAAGGCGTGCTTACCAGTTTACCTCGGATAATTACCAATTAGAACATTTTTCTCTATCACGTGACGGGATTTTGTCAAACGGTGACGACCATATCACCCTATCTCCAACAGAAAATAAGATTTTAGCAATTCTCTTTGAACATCAAAATCAAGTCGTTCCCAAAGAGGAATTACTCGAGAAGCTTTGGGAAAATGAAAGTTTCATTGACCAAAACACCCTTAGTGTTAACATAACACGACTCCGCAAGAAAACACAACCATTAGGTTTCGATCGTATTCACACCGTGAGAGGAGTTGGCTACCTTCTAAAATGA
- a CDS encoding FtsX-like permease family protein, translated as MFYAKLAWSNLKKSVNIFGPFLLTSTILFLLNCSTLLILFSPVGKSMSYGAVTLGLSIVVLFIFSIIMEIYSYNFLLKQRSREFGLYNILGMNRFQISLVSTIELIVIFVGVIILGSLLSAVFSQLFYLIFINLLHYNQLVMTLSPAAFISTAFAFAAIFFFLELISLFNIRRSSPLALFRRQEQGEKEPRGNILFALLSIICLSSGYYLSISSTRIAALVVLYRFFIAVVLVIIGTYLFYISFMTWYLKRRRKNKKYFYQPEHFVTTAQMIFRMKQNAVGLANITLLAVMAFVTIATTTSLYVNTQKQADDMFPKDTQITIYSTPDTDAEAFFKTAVIDKLDKPESDYITYYTGFSDIPVSTDKEITITDQDVETPDLAKMGYIYIITQDDFKDLGNSLPTLKKNQTAFYVQKGNSQLEKLTLFGKEFDNVENLRSVIFPDIANTYNPALLIVSDKNVLNELQELFTQHNLQFRSNFTGYADLSKAEIAKITNNDGYISDETGRYLDSDGNAATGIVDTKSSFLEGMYGFTGGFLFTGFLLGISFLLGAALIIYYKQRSEGIEDKKSYKILQEVGMGKKEVKRAINSQILLVFFMPLGFAVLHFAVALVMLKQMLLLFGVTSSSMIYTVSGITILSITIIYFFIYKFTSRTYYKIIER; from the coding sequence ATGTTCTATGCTAAATTAGCTTGGTCAAACCTCAAAAAATCTGTCAATATTTTTGGACCATTTTTACTCACAAGCACCATTTTATTTCTTCTAAATTGTTCAACTTTGCTGATTTTATTTAGCCCTGTTGGAAAAAGTATGTCATATGGTGCCGTAACACTCGGCTTATCCATTGTTGTCCTTTTTATCTTCTCGATTATCATGGAGATTTATAGTTATAATTTCCTTTTAAAACAAAGAAGTAGGGAATTCGGGCTTTATAACATCCTTGGGATGAACAGGTTTCAAATCAGTCTTGTATCGACTATTGAACTGATTGTTATTTTTGTGGGTGTGATTATCCTAGGAAGCCTTTTATCAGCTGTCTTTTCACAATTGTTTTATTTGATTTTTATTAATCTTTTACACTATAATCAGTTGGTAATGACTTTATCACCAGCAGCGTTTATTAGCACAGCGTTTGCATTCGCTGCAATCTTCTTTTTCCTAGAACTTATCAGCCTCTTTAATATCCGTCGTTCATCGCCACTAGCTTTATTTAGGAGGCAAGAACAGGGTGAAAAAGAGCCACGTGGCAATATTCTCTTTGCATTGTTAAGCATCATTTGCTTAAGCTCAGGTTATTATCTTTCAATTTCTTCAACGAGAATAGCTGCGCTTGTCGTCCTATATCGTTTCTTTATCGCGGTTGTTCTTGTTATCATTGGAACCTACCTTTTTTACATCAGTTTTATGACTTGGTACCTAAAACGCCGTCGTAAAAACAAAAAATATTTTTACCAACCTGAACATTTCGTAACCACAGCACAAATGATTTTCCGAATGAAACAAAATGCTGTCGGACTTGCTAATATTACGCTACTAGCCGTTATGGCTTTTGTAACGATTGCCACAACAACGTCTTTGTATGTCAATACTCAAAAACAAGCTGACGATATGTTCCCAAAAGACACTCAAATTACAATCTATTCAACGCCTGATACAGATGCGGAAGCTTTTTTCAAAACAGCAGTTATCGATAAATTAGATAAACCAGAAAGTGACTACATCACCTACTATACTGGCTTCTCAGATATTCCAGTATCAACCGATAAAGAAATCACAATAACAGACCAAGATGTAGAAACTCCTGATTTGGCAAAAATGGGGTATATATATATCATAACCCAAGATGATTTTAAAGATTTGGGTAATAGCCTACCAACTTTAAAGAAAAATCAAACTGCTTTCTATGTTCAAAAAGGAAATAGCCAACTGGAAAAATTAACTCTTTTTGGAAAAGAATTTGACAATGTCGAAAATCTAAGAAGTGTTATATTCCCTGATATTGCTAATACTTATAATCCAGCGTTGTTAATCGTTAGTGATAAAAATGTTTTAAATGAACTTCAAGAGCTCTTTACTCAACATAATCTCCAATTCCGAAGTAATTTCACTGGTTATGCTGACCTTTCTAAAGCCGAAATCGCTAAAATTACAAATAATGACGGTTACATTTCAGACGAAACAGGTCGATATCTTGATTCAGATGGCAACGCAGCAACAGGAATTGTCGATACCAAATCATCTTTCCTTGAGGGCATGTATGGCTTTACAGGTGGCTTTCTCTTTACAGGATTCTTACTTGGTATTAGTTTCTTGCTTGGTGCAGCCTTAATCATTTACTATAAACAACGTTCTGAAGGGATTGAAGATAAAAAATCGTATAAAATTTTGCAAGAGGTGGGAATGGGCAAAAAAGAGGTGAAACGAGCAATTAATTCTCAAATTCTACTCGTATTCTTTATGCCACTCGGTTTTGCAGTTTTACACTTCGCCGTAGCGCTTGTCATGCTAAAACAAATGTTGCTCTTGTTTGGAGTAACAAGCTCAAGTATGATTTATACCGTCAGTGGTATTACAATACTAAGCATCACCATAATCTATTTCTTCATCTATAAATTCACAAGTAGAACTTACTATAAAATTATTGAACGTTAA
- a CDS encoding ABC transporter ATP-binding protein: protein MLLEINHLEKVFRTRFSKEVTRALQDVDFKVDENEFIAIMGESGSGKTTLLNILATLEKPTKGSVILNGKEITKIKESQLAEFRLNNLGFVFQDFNLLDTLSVKDNIFLPLVLGRVNYQEMENRLATLAPKLHIENLLAKRPFELSGGQKQRVAIARSLITNPQLLLADEPTAALDYRNSEDILNLFEDINNDGQTLLMVTHSANAASHAKRVLFIKDGRIFHQIYRGNKTNQEFNKDISLAMSALLGGE from the coding sequence ATGTTACTGGAGATTAATCACTTAGAAAAAGTTTTTCGCACACGTTTTTCAAAAGAGGTAACACGTGCTTTACAAGATGTTGATTTCAAAGTAGATGAAAATGAATTTATCGCTATCATGGGAGAATCTGGTTCTGGGAAAACAACCCTGCTTAATATCTTAGCAACTCTGGAAAAGCCAACAAAAGGTTCTGTTATTCTAAATGGGAAAGAAATCACAAAAATCAAAGAAAGCCAATTAGCAGAATTTCGTTTAAACAATCTCGGATTTGTCTTTCAAGATTTCAATTTATTAGATACGCTTTCTGTCAAGGATAACATTTTCTTACCATTGGTACTTGGTCGTGTTAACTACCAAGAAATGGAAAATAGACTAGCAACACTCGCTCCAAAACTTCATATTGAAAATTTGTTAGCAAAACGCCCATTTGAATTGTCTGGCGGTCAAAAACAACGTGTTGCTATCGCTCGTAGCCTTATCACAAATCCGCAGTTACTTTTAGCTGATGAACCAACAGCAGCACTAGATTATCGCAATTCTGAAGATATTCTAAACCTTTTTGAGGATATTAATAATGACGGTCAAACATTGCTTATGGTAACACACTCAGCAAACGCCGCTAGTCATGCTAAACGTGTCCTTTTCATCAAAGATGGTCGCATTTTCCACCAAATTTATCGTGGTAACAAAACCAATCAAGAATTCAACAAGGATATTTCACTTGCAATGAGCGCACTTCTTGGAGGTGAGTAA